AAGACCGCCACATCCTGCTGCTGACCCTGCACCACATCGTCGCCGACGGCTGGTCGCTGGGCGTGCTCACCCGCGAGCTGAGTGCGCTGTACCAGGCGTTCAGCCAGGGCCAGGCCGACCCGTTGCCGGCCCTGGCGCTGCAGTACGGCGACTACGCCCTGTGGCAACGCCAGTGGCTCGACGCGCAGAGTCTCAACGCACAGGCCGACTACTGGAAGCGCACCCTGGAAGGTGCGCCGATGCTGCTGAGCCTGCCGACCGACCGGCCGCGTCCGGAGCGCCAGGACTATAGCGGCGCCAGCGTGGCCCTGCCGCTGGATGCCCGGCTGTGCACCGAGCTGCGCGCCTGCAGCCAGCGCCACGGGGTGACCCCGTTCATGCTGTTCATGGCCGCCTGGGCGGTGCTGCTGGCGCGCTTGTCCGGGCAGAGCGAAGTGCTGATCGGCATGCCGGTGGCCAACCGCCGACGTGCCGAGATCGAAGGGTTGATCGGCCTGTTCGTCAACACCCTGGCCGTGCGCGTCGATACCGGTGGCGCAGCTGATGTGGCCACCTTGCTGGCCCGGGTGAAGAACCGCGTGATCGAGGCCCAGGCCAACCAGGACCTGCCGTTCGAGCAGGTGGTGGAGCACGTGCGGCCACCGCGCAGCCTGGCCCACAGCCCGCTGTTCCAGGTTTCGCTGGCCTGGGACGGCAGCCAGGGCGCGCCGCTGCAATTGGGCGACCTGCAGCTCGAAGCGCTGGGCGAGCAGCCGACCTTCGCCAAGTTCGACCTGACCCTGAGCGTCAGCGAAAGCGCCGAGGGCTTCACCTGCCTGCTCGACTATGCCACCGCGCTGTTCGACCCGGCCACGGTGGAGCGTTACGCCGGCTACTTCACGCAACTGCTGCGTGGCATGGCTGCCGACGCCCAGGCGCTGCCCGAGCGTATCGAGCTGCTGAGCGCGGCCGAGCGCCAGCGCCTGTTGTACGAGTTCAATGCCAGCGACATCGCCACGCCGCCCCAAGAGCGCCTGCCGGCGCTGTTCGAGGCGCAGGTGGCGCGCACCCCGGAAGCCATCGCGCTGGACGTCGATGCCCGGCTACTGAGCTACCGGCAGCTCAATAAAGAGGCCAACCGCCTGGCCCACCACCTGATCGCCCAGGGCGTGAGCGCCGACAGCCGCGTGGCGATCTGCGTGCAGCGCGGTGCCCAGCTGGTGGTCGGTCTGCTGGCGATTCTCAAGGCCGGCGGCGCCTACGTGCCGCTGGACCCCGGTTACCCGGTCGAGCGCCTGGCCTACATGCTCGAAGACAGCGGCGCCCTGGCGCTGCTGGTCGATGGCAGCACCCGTGAGCGCTTTGCCGGCGGCGCGACACCGCTGATCGACCTGGATGCCTGCCTCTGGGCGGACCAGTCCGAGACCGATCCACAACTGGCGACGGCCAGCGCCAGCGACCTGGCCTACGTGATCTACACCTCCGGCTCCACCGGGCAGCCCAAGGGCGTGATGGTCGAGCACCGCAACCTGTGCAACCTGGTGCAGTGGAGTTCGCGGCTGTGCCCGCCGCAGCCGACCGGTGCGCTGCTGCACAAGACGCCGGTGAGTTTCGATGCCTCGGTATGGGAGCTGTTCTGGCCGCTGTGCGCCGGGCTGCGCCTGGTGCTGGCGCGGCCCGACGGGCAGCGCGACGCGGATTATCTGGTGGAGGTGATCCGCCAGCGCCAGGTCAGCGTCGTGCAGTTCGTGCCGGCGCTGCTGCAGCAGTTCCTGGGCGCAGCGCAGTGCCACACCTGCAGTTCGTTGACCGACATCGTCTGCGGCGGCGGCGAGCTGACCGCCGTGCTGGCTGCTCAGGTGCGCCAACGCCTGCCCAATGTCCGCTTGCACAACGTCTACGGCCCCACGGAAACCACCGTGGACTGCAGTGTCTGGACACTGCAGCCCGGCCAGCCGGTGCCCGCCGAAACCTTGCCGATCGGGCGGCCGATCAGCAACACCCGCCTGTATGTGCTGGACGCCTGGGATCAACCGGTGCCGCAAGGCGTGGTCGGCCAGTTGCACATCGGCGGTGCCGGTGTCGCGCGTGGCTACCTGAACCTGCCGGCCGCCCAGGCCGAGCGCTTCATCGCCAGCCCGTTCGTGGCCGGTGAGCGCCTGTACCGCAGTGGCGACCTGGTACGCCAGTTGGCCAACGGCGAACTGCTGTTCGTCGGCCGCAGCGACTTCCAGGTCAAGCTGCATGGCCTGCGTATCGAGTTGGGCGAGATCGAAGCGCGCCTGCTCGACCACCCGGCGCTACGCGAAGCCGCCGTGCTGTTGCGTGACGAGCGCCTGGTGGCCTGGTTCAGTTGTGCGGCGGGGCCACGGCCGGGCATCGACGCGTTGCGCAGTCACCTGTTGGGCACGTTGCCGGACTACATGGTGCCCACCGCCTTCGTCGCCCTGGACAGCCTGCCGCTGACCCCCAACGGCAAGCTCGACCGCCAGGCCCTGCCGGCACCGGACGACAGCGCCGTGCTGGCGCGCCACTTCGAGGCGCCGCAAGGCGAAACCGAAATCTGGCTGGCGCAGCTGTGGGCCGAGCTGCTCAAGCTGCCGCGCGTCGGGCGGCAGGACAACTTCTTCGAGCTGGGCGGGCACTCGTTACTGGCGGTCACCCTGGTGGCGCGCATGCGCCGTGCCGGTTTGTCCGTGGATGTGAGCGTGCTGTTCGCCCAGCCGACCCTGGCGGTGCTGGCGCGCAGTGTGGTGCGCCAGGCTCAGGTGCCGGTACCGGCCAACCTGATCGCAGCGGACTGCACGCAGATCACGCCCGATCTACTGCCCCTGGTCAGCCTCGAAGCGGCGGACATCGAGCGCATCGTCGCCCGGGTGCCGGGCGGTGCGGCCAACGTGCAGGACATCTACCCGCTGGGCCCGTTGCAGGCCGGCATTCTCTATCACCATCACCTGGCGGCGGGGGAGGCCGATCCCTACCTGCTGGAGGCGCGTTTCGCCTTCGCCAGTGCCGAGCGCCTGGCGGCCTTCTGTGCGGCGCTGCAACGGGTCATCGAGCGTCACGACATTCTGCGCACCGCGTTGCATTGGGATGCTCTGCAGACCCCGGTGCAGGTGGTCTGGCGCCAGGCCAGCCTGCCGGTGCAGGCGGTGCCGCTGGCGGCGCTGGACGGCCCGGCACGCCTGGACCTGAGCCAGGCGCCCTTGCTGCACCTGGCGCACGCCAGCGACGAGGCCGACGGGCGGATCGTCGCGGTGCTGCGCTTCCACCACGCGATCATGGACCACATCGGCCTGGAGGTCCTCGGCCACGAAGTGCAGGCCATGCTGCTCGGCGAACAGGCGCAGCTGCCTGAGCCGGTGCCGTATCGCAACTACATCGCCCAGGTGCTGCAAGGCCCTGACGAACAGGCCCACGAGGCGTTCTTCCGTGAACAGCTGGGTGATATCGACGAACCCAGCCTGCCCTACGGCATGACCGCATCGCACCGCGTGCAGGCTCCCGGCGTGGCGGTGCTGCCGCTGGACCCGGCGCTGGCGCTGCGCCTGCGTGGCCAGGCCCGCCAGCTGAACGTCAGCGTGGCGAGCCTGATGCACCTGGCCTGGGCCGAAGTGCTGGGCCAGCTCTCCGGTCGCGAACAGGTGGTGTTCGGCACCGTGCTGCTGGGCCGCCTGCGCGGCGGCGAAGGCGCCGAGCGCGCCATGGGCGTGTTCATCAACACCTTGCCGCTGCGCATCGACCTGGGCGAACTCAGCGCCCGCGACGCGGTGCTCGACACTCATCAGCGCCTCAGCGCGCTGCTCGCCCACGAACAGGCCCAACTGGCCCTGGCGCAGCGTTGCAGTGCGCTGCCGGCGGGCACGCCGTTGTTCAGCACCCTGCTGAACTTCCGCCACAGCAGCGCGGCGCCGACCCGAGTGCCGCCTGGCAGGGCATCGAGGTCTTGCAGGCCGAAGAGCACAGCAACTACCCGCTGACCATGAGCATCGACGATCAGGGCGATGAGTTTCTGCTCACCGCCCGTACCCAGGGCGGCCTGGATGCGCAGCGTATCTGCGCCTACCTGCAGCAGGCCCTGGGCGAACTGGTCAGGGCGCTGGAGCTGCATCCGCAGCAGGGCCTGGCCGGGGCGATCTTGCCAGCCTTGGAGCGCGAGCGTCAGCTGAACACCTTCAACGACACGCGCCGCGATTACCCGCGCGAGCAGGCGCTGCACCAGCTGTTCGAACAGCGCGCCGCGCTGCATCCACAGGCCGTGGCACTGGTGCATGGCCGCCGCTCGCTGAGCTATGCGCAGCTCAACGCACGGGCCAATGCCCTGGCGCATCATCTGCGCGGGCAGGGCATCCGGCCGGGCGATCACGTCGGCATTCTGCTGCCGCGTTCGGCCGAACTGGTGATTGCCCAGCTGGCCATCGGCAAGTGCGCGGCCACTTACGTGCCGCTGGACGTCAACGCGCCCAGCGAGCGGCACAGCTACATGCTCGAAGACTGCGCCGCGGTGTGCCTGCTGACCCAGCGCGGGCTGCCGGTGGCGGCATCGATCAGGCGTATCGACCTGGATGCGCTGGCCCTTGACGACCAAGCCGTGCACAACCTCGACCTGCCGCATGCAGCGGACTCGGCGGCCTATGTGATGTACACCTCAGGCTCCACCGGGCTGCCCAAGGGGGTTCGGGTCGGACACCGTGGCATCCTGCGCCTGGTGCTGAACAACGGTTACGCCGAGTTCAGCGACCGCGACTGCTTCGCCCTGGCCTCCAACCCTGCCTTCGATGCCGCGACCCTGGAAGTGTGGGGCGCGCTGCTCAATGGCGCGCAACTGTCGGTCATCGACCACGCGACCCTGGTCGACCCGCAGCGCTTCGCTACCGCGTTGCGCCAGGGCGAGGTCAGCGTGCTGTTCCTCACCACGGCGCTGTTCAACCAGTACGCGCAGCTGCTGCCGCAGGCGCTGGCCGGCCTGCGCGTGTTGTTCTCCGGTGGCGAGCGCGCCAACCCGGCGACCTTCCGCGCCTTCCTGGACCACGCGCCGAACACCCGGCTGTTCAACGCCTACGGCCCGACCGAGACCACCACCTTCGCCACCGTGCATGAGGTGCGGGCGGTCGAGGCCGGAGTGGAGGCCCTGCCGATTGGCCGGCCGATCGCCAACACCCGTGTCTATGTGCTGGATGCGCGCCAGCGCCTGGCGCCATTGGGTGTGGTGGGCGAGCTGTACATCGGCGGCGATGGCGTGGCCCTGGGGTATCTGAACCGCGCCGACCTGAGCGCCGAGAAGTTTCTCGCCGACCCGTTCAGCGACCAGTCGGGGGCGGTGATGTACCGCACCGGTGACCTCGGGCGCTGGCTGGAAGACGGCCTGCTGGAATGCCTGGGGCGCAACGACGACCAGGTCAAGATCCGTGGCTTCCGTATCGAACTGGGCGAGATCGCCAATGCCCTCCAGCTGTTGCCGGGCGTGCGCGATGCCGTGGTCCTGGCCCGTGAGGATGAGCCGGGGCAGGTGCGCCTGGTGGCCTACTTCACTGCGGTCGAGGGCGGCGAAACCCAGACGGCGCAACAGATGCGCGCACAGTTGCAGACCTGCCTGCCGGACTACATGGTGCCGTCGGCCTTTGTCGAGCTGAAGACCCTGCCGCTGACCGCCAATGGCAAGCTCGACCAGCGGGCGCTGCCCAAGCCCGACCATTCGAGCCTGGTGGGGCTGACCTACGAAGCGCCGCAAGGGCAGATGGAAAACGCCTTGGCAGCGATCTGGGCCGAGGTGCTGCAGGTCGAACGGGTCGGGCGCCACGATCACTTCTTCGACCTGGGCGGGCACTCCCTGCTGGCCATGCGCATGGTCTCTCAGGTGCGTCAGCAACTGGGCGTGGAGCTGCCGCTGGGTGAGCTGTTCGCCCTGGGCGAACTGGCTGCGGTGGCGGCGGCGCTGGCGAAGCAGCAGGCTGTCGCGGTCGAGGCCATCCGTGCGGTGCCGCGCGGCGACGCCGCGGCGTTGTCGTTCGCCCAGCAGCGCCTGTGGTTCCTGACCCAGATGGAAGGCGGCAACCAGGCCTACAACATTCCCCTGGCCCTGGATCTGCGTGGGCCACTGGACCTGAACGCGTTGCAACGCAGCCTGGCGCGGATCGTCGAGCGTCATGAAACCCTGCGCAGCCGCTTTGTCGCCAACGACCAGGGCGCCGAGGTGGTGTTCGTTGGCGGGGCGCTGCAAATGTCGCGGGAAGACCTGCGCGAGCGGCCGCAGGCGCTGCACGAGCGGCTGGCGCAGCTGGCCGTCGAACCCTTCGACCTGAGCGCCGAGCCGGCCCTGCGTGCCTGCCTGTTGTGCCTGGACGAAGACCGCCACGTGCTGGCGCTGACCCTGCACCACATCGTCGCCGACGGCTGGTCGATGGGCGTGCTGACCCGCGAACTGCTGGCCCTGTACTCGGCGCTGCGCCACGGCCAGGCCGACCCGCTGCCCGCGCTGGCGATCCAGTACGCTGACTTCGCCGCCTGGCAACAGGGCTGGCTGAGCGGCGAACGCCTAGAGCGCCAGAGCGCTTACTGGCGCCAGACCTTGCAGGGCGCGCCGACCTTGCTGAGCCTGCCCACCGACCGGCCACGGCCGGCGCAGCAGGACTTCGCCGGCGCCAGCCTGGCGCTGCGCCTGGACGCCGGGCTGACCGCCGGTCTGCGGGCTTTGGCGCAACGCCAGGGGGTTACGCTGTACATGACGCTTATGGCCGCCTGGGCCGCCTTGCTGGCGCGCTTGTCCGGTCAGGCCGAGGTGGTGGTCGGCAGCCCGATTGCCGGGCGCAATCGCGCCGAGCTGGAGCCGCTGATCGGCCTGTTCGTCAACACCCTGGCGATTCGTCTCGACCTGTCGGCGGCGCCCACCGGCGAGGCCCTGCTGGCGCAGGTGCGTGAGCAGGTGCTGGCGGCGCAGGATCATCAGGACCTGCCGTTCGAGCAGGTGGTCGAGAGCGTGGCCCCGGCGCGCAGCCTGGCGCATTCGCCGTTGTTCCAGACCACCCTCAACTGGCTGGCGGGCGAAACCACGCTGCCGGCCCTGGATGGCCTGGCGCTGTCGGTGGTGGAGCAGAGCAGCCAGGTGGCCAAGTTCGACCTGTCGTTGAACCTGGGTGAATGCGGCGAGGTGCTGGTCGGCACCCTGGACTACGCCACGGCGCTGTTCGATGAGGCCAGCGTGCGCCGTTATGGCCGGTATTTCGAGACCTTGCTGCAGGCGCTGGTCAGCGACGAGCTGGGCGTCATCGCAGCTGTGCCGCTGGTGAGCGGGGATGAGCGTGACACCTTGCTGACGACCTTCAACGCCAGCGCCATCGCATTCGCGCCGGCGCAGACCCTGCACGGGCGGATCGAGGCCCAGGCGCTCGAACGTCCGAGTGCCATCGCCGCCCAAGTGGGCGATGTACGCCTCAGCTACGCCGAACTCAACGCCCGCGCCAACGGCCTGGCCCATCACCTGATCGAACGGGGCGTGCGCCCCGACACGCGGGTGGCGGTGCTCGCCCGCCGTGGCCTGGACACCCTGGTGGGGCTGCTGGCGGTGCTCAAGGCCGGTGCCGGCTATGTGCCGGTTGACCCGGCGCACCCGGACGAACGCATCGCTTACCTATTGTGCGACAGCGCCCCGGTGGTGGTGCTCAGCCAGCAGGATCTGCTGGAGCGTGTACCGGCGCTGAGCGCCCCGTTGCTGCTGCTCGATCAGCCGAGCTGGAGCGCCCGCGAAGACAACCCGCAGGTGCCGGGCCTCAACGCCCGCCACCTGGCCTACGTGATCTACACCTCCGGTTCCACCGGCCAGCCCAAGGGGGTAATGGTCGAGCACCAGAGCCTCAACAACCTGGTGGACTGGCATTGCCAGGCCTTCGACCTGAGCGCGGGCAGCCACACCGCCAGCGTGGCGGGGTTCGGCTTCGACGCCATGGCCTGGGAAGTGTGGCCGGCGCTGTGTGCCGGGGCGACCCTGCACCTGCCACCGGCGCACATCGGCAACGAACAGCTGGATGCCTTGCTCGACTGGTGGCAGGCGCAACCGCTGCAGGTGGCTTTCCTGCCCACGCCGGTGGCCGAGTATGCGTTCAGCCGCGAGCTGAAGCATCCGACGCTGCGCACCCTGCTGATCGGCGGCGACCGCCTGCGGCAGTTCCCGCGTGACCCCGGCTTTGCGGTGGTGAACAACTACGGGCCGACCGAAACCACGGTGGTGGCCAGCTCCGGACGGCTGTGGCCGGAAGGCCGCCTGGACATCGGCAAACCTATCGCCAACACCCGCCTGTACCTGCTCGACGAGCACCGGCAACTGGTGCCCCGTGGCGTGGCCGGTGAGTTGTACATCGGTGGCGAGGGCGTGGCACGCGGTTACCTGAACCGAGCCGACCTGACCGCCGAGCGCTTCTTGGATGATCCGTTCGTGGCCGAGCCGGGCGCGCGGATGTACCGCAGCGGCGACCTGGCGCGCTGGAACGCCGACGGCACCCTGGAGTACCTGGGGCGCAACGACGACCAGGTGAAGATCCGTGGCATGCGCATCGAGCTGGGCGAGATCGACAGCCAGCTGGCACAAGTGCCCGGCGTCGAAGAGGCGCTGGTGCTGGCCCGCGAAGACGTGCCCGGCCAGCCGCGCCTGGTGGCCTATTTCAGCGGGCCGCAGGCGTTGTCGGCCAGCGACCTGCGCAGCGCCTTGCTGGCGCGGCTGCCGGGCTACATGGTGCCGAGTGCCTTCGTGCACCTGGCCGCCTGGCCGTTGACCGCCAATGGCAAGGTCGACCGCCGTGCGCTGCCGGCACCGGACCGCGAAGCCTTGCCGGAGCGGGCCTTCGAAGCGCCGCAGGGCGAGCTGGAAAGCACCCTGGCGGCGATCTGGTGCGAGCTGCTGCAGGTCGAGCGGGTGGGGCGGCATGACCATTTCTTCGAACTAGGCGGCCACTCGATGCTGGCAGTGACCCTCATCGCTCGTCTGCGCGCCCTGGGTCTGCAAGCCAATGTGCGGGTGCTGTTCGCTCAGCCAACCCTGGCGGCGCTGGCGGCCAGCATCGATGCCGACGCCGTGCACGCCGAGCTGCCGGAAAACCGCATCCCTGCCGGTTGCCAGCGCATCACCCCCGAGATGCTGACCCTGGTGAAGCTGGAGCAGCCGGCCATCGAGCGCATCGTCGCGGCGGTGCCCGGCGGCGCCGCCAACGTGCAGGACATCTACCCGTTGGGGCCATTGCAGGCCGGCATTTTCTACCACTACCTGTCGCGCCCGGACGACGATCCGTATCGCCTGCAGGCGCGCTTCGCCTTCGCTGACCGCTCGCGCCTGCAAGCCTTCTGCCAGGCGCTGCGCCAGGTCGTCGCGCGCCACGACGCGTTGCGCACCGCGCTGTTCTGGGACGGGCTGGAGGCCCCGGTGCAGGTGGTCTGGCGGCATGCCGAACTGATGCTGCACGAGGTGCCCCTGGCCAGGCTCGACGACCTCGCGCCACTGGCCCTGGAGCGCGCGCCGTTGCTGGGCCTGGCCTACGCGCAGGACCCGCACGACCAGCGAGTCCTGGCGGTGCTGTCGTTCCATCACCTGATCATGGACCACCTCGGTCTGGAACTGCTGGGCCAGGAATTGCAGGCGCTGCTGCTCGATCAGGGGGCTGCGCTGCGTGAGCCGGTGCCGTATCGCAACTACATCGCCCAGACCCTTGCCGGGCCGGGGCAGGCCGCCCACGAAGCGTTCTTCCGTGAGCAACTGGGCGACATCGACGAGCCGACCCTGCCGTACGGGCCGACCGCGCTGCACAGCAGCCGGGCGCCGGGCGAGTCCCGTCAGCGCCTGGATACCGCGCTGTGTACACGCATCCGCGAGCAGGTACGGGCGATGGGGGTGAGCCCGGCGAGCCTGCTGCACCTGGCCTGGGCGCAGGTGCTGGGGCAGTTGTCCGGGCGTGACCGGGTGGT
The Pseudomonas sp. DTU_2021_1001937_2_SI_NGA_ILE_001 DNA segment above includes these coding regions:
- a CDS encoding amino acid adenylation domain-containing protein, with translation MQCAAGGHAVVQHPAELPPQQRGADPSAAWQGIEVLQAEEHSNYPLTMSIDDQGDEFLLTARTQGGLDAQRICAYLQQALGELVRALELHPQQGLAGAILPALERERQLNTFNDTRRDYPREQALHQLFEQRAALHPQAVALVHGRRSLSYAQLNARANALAHHLRGQGIRPGDHVGILLPRSAELVIAQLAIGKCAATYVPLDVNAPSERHSYMLEDCAAVCLLTQRGLPVAASIRRIDLDALALDDQAVHNLDLPHAADSAAYVMYTSGSTGLPKGVRVGHRGILRLVLNNGYAEFSDRDCFALASNPAFDAATLEVWGALLNGAQLSVIDHATLVDPQRFATALRQGEVSVLFLTTALFNQYAQLLPQALAGLRVLFSGGERANPATFRAFLDHAPNTRLFNAYGPTETTTFATVHEVRAVEAGVEALPIGRPIANTRVYVLDARQRLAPLGVVGELYIGGDGVALGYLNRADLSAEKFLADPFSDQSGAVMYRTGDLGRWLEDGLLECLGRNDDQVKIRGFRIELGEIANALQLLPGVRDAVVLAREDEPGQVRLVAYFTAVEGGETQTAQQMRAQLQTCLPDYMVPSAFVELKTLPLTANGKLDQRALPKPDHSSLVGLTYEAPQGQMENALAAIWAEVLQVERVGRHDHFFDLGGHSLLAMRMVSQVRQQLGVELPLGELFALGELAAVAAALAKQQAVAVEAIRAVPRGDAAALSFAQQRLWFLTQMEGGNQAYNIPLALDLRGPLDLNALQRSLARIVERHETLRSRFVANDQGAEVVFVGGALQMSREDLRERPQALHERLAQLAVEPFDLSAEPALRACLLCLDEDRHVLALTLHHIVADGWSMGVLTRELLALYSALRHGQADPLPALAIQYADFAAWQQGWLSGERLERQSAYWRQTLQGAPTLLSLPTDRPRPAQQDFAGASLALRLDAGLTAGLRALAQRQGVTLYMTLMAAWAALLARLSGQAEVVVGSPIAGRNRAELEPLIGLFVNTLAIRLDLSAAPTGEALLAQVREQVLAAQDHQDLPFEQVVESVAPARSLAHSPLFQTTLNWLAGETTLPALDGLALSVVEQSSQVAKFDLSLNLGECGEVLVGTLDYATALFDEASVRRYGRYFETLLQALVSDELGVIAAVPLVSGDERDTLLTTFNASAIAFAPAQTLHGRIEAQALERPSAIAAQVGDVRLSYAELNARANGLAHHLIERGVRPDTRVAVLARRGLDTLVGLLAVLKAGAGYVPVDPAHPDERIAYLLCDSAPVVVLSQQDLLERVPALSAPLLLLDQPSWSAREDNPQVPGLNARHLAYVIYTSGSTGQPKGVMVEHQSLNNLVDWHCQAFDLSAGSHTASVAGFGFDAMAWEVWPALCAGATLHLPPAHIGNEQLDALLDWWQAQPLQVAFLPTPVAEYAFSRELKHPTLRTLLIGGDRLRQFPRDPGFAVVNNYGPTETTVVASSGRLWPEGRLDIGKPIANTRLYLLDEHRQLVPRGVAGELYIGGEGVARGYLNRADLTAERFLDDPFVAEPGARMYRSGDLARWNADGTLEYLGRNDDQVKIRGMRIELGEIDSQLAQVPGVEEALVLAREDVPGQPRLVAYFSGPQALSASDLRSALLARLPGYMVPSAFVHLAAWPLTANGKVDRRALPAPDREALPERAFEAPQGELESTLAAIWCELLQVERVGRHDHFFELGGHSMLAVTLIARLRALGLQANVRVLFAQPTLAALAASIDADAVHAELPENRIPAGCQRITPEMLTLVKLEQPAIERIVAAVPGGAANVQDIYPLGPLQAGIFYHYLSRPDDDPYRLQARFAFADRSRLQAFCQALRQVVARHDALRTALFWDGLEAPVQVVWRHAELMLHEVPLARLDDLAPLALERAPLLGLAYAQDPHDQRVLAVLSFHHLIMDHLGLELLGQELQALLLDQGAALREPVPYRNYIAQTLAGPGQAAHEAFFREQLGDIDEPTLPYGPTALHSSRAPGESRQRLDTALCTRIREQVRAMGVSPASLLHLAWAQVLGQLSGRDRVVFGTVLLGRLQGGEGVERTLGVFINTLPLRIDLAGQSVQQALLQTHRRLIGLLAHEHAPLALAQRASALPAGAPLFSALLNYRHSRRQEGTGEAWQGIELLQASERSSYPLTLSVDDLGEAFEVTALTAKGIDAQRVCGYLVCAVQQLLQALEQAPATALQDCSVLPPAERQELLEDFNAPRAMPGNPWPVHQHIERRAFESPGAIAAQVGDARLSYAELNARANGLAHHLIERGVRPDTRVAVLARRGLDTLVGLLAVLKAGAGYVPVDPAHPDERIAYLLSDSEPVVVLSQQDLLERVPNLSVPLVLLDQPNWSAREDNPQVLGLNARHLAYVIYTSGSTGQPKGVMVEHQSLNNLVDWHCQAFALSAGSHTASVAGFGFDAMAWEVWPALCAGATLHLPPAHIGNEQLDALLDWWQAQPLQVAFLPTPVAEYAFSRELKHPTLRTLLIGGDRLRQFPRDPGFAVVNNYGPTETTVVASSGAMQPGGVLHIGKPVSHARLYVLDARQQPVPVGVPGELYIGGEGVARGYLNRADLTAERFLDDPFVAEPGARMYRSGDLVRWLDDGTLDYLGRNDDQVKIRGVRIELGEIEQHLVQCPGIGEAVLVTRQLDDASVRLVAYFTRRDPALDGPAIRSHLLERLPEYMVPAFYVGLDALPLTANGKVDRRALPELAAHEADGAAAEPPRTALEQRLAELWMQVLQVGAVGRRDNFFELGGHSLSAIRLVSLMQDEGLPVTLAELFQRPDIAALAEWLEQRPATALQPVIEVRKGGDEPALFLFHDFTGLDAYFPVLGQHLPGDFPIYGLPGIALGEPQLRTMECLAARMIGHLRSVQPHGPYRLAGWSFGGVLAYEVATQLSGMDETVSFVGLIDSYTPRLTDQGKARWQGPDALQRHLLAHCQSHWQAQGEAGHAAVQQLASWQARAILPGFDELLQACRDAGWLYEELAQASDRTLRHYLEREVAHGHALAHYQLQPLGLPVHLFCAEERGQAPAQASADNGWETVLPAPYLRRLSVPGDHMSLMRAPQVEVLGQVLGKALRNVPPEPPAPAAHAALLAIQSGQAERTPLFCVPGAGDSVTSFIGLAEALGSAWPIYGLQHRGLDGRSLPHSRVEAAARSFLAVLEAQYPQGPLHLVGHSFGGWVAHAMAAMLEAKGREVCSLTLIDSEAPNGEALCGKAYTGTAVLERLVEALELSGGRSLGLDAQAFAGQDDSTQMRLLEEAMVRGGLLPPRLAAQALQGIVRTFGSALRSEYRPQPGTYSGPAHLVLVADAGLDELENRLAQASMAAAWRQVLPGLKLWHGPGDHFSILKAPDVYSLAAWWYEAQASGVEETLS